A stretch of the Janthinobacterium sp. B9-8 genome encodes the following:
- a CDS encoding NapC/NirT family cytochrome c, translating to MSDESKPSFKARLCARIQKLRSLRIGYIGVIVAFFVGIIFWGGFNTALEMTNTEKFCLSCHEMASNVYPEYQETVHYTNRSGVRATCPDCHVPHEWGPKMWRKLEASKEVWGKLTGYIDTREKFLDKRIELAQHEWDRMKANDSKACRNCHNYEYFDYMEQNTRSANAHQKGLSEGMTCIDCHKGIAHHLPAVNQNVGPDGKGVSKEVMHPASPKPAVKADNASDEEIAGTQ from the coding sequence ATGAGCGATGAAAGCAAGCCCTCATTCAAAGCACGGCTTTGTGCACGTATACAAAAGCTGCGCAGCCTTCGTATCGGCTATATCGGCGTGATTGTGGCGTTTTTTGTGGGGATTATCTTTTGGGGCGGCTTTAACACCGCGCTAGAAATGACCAATACCGAAAAATTCTGTTTAAGCTGCCACGAAATGGCCAGCAATGTGTATCCGGAATACCAGGAAACCGTGCACTACACCAATCGCTCCGGCGTGCGCGCTACCTGCCCGGATTGCCATGTGCCACACGAATGGGGCCCAAAAATGTGGCGCAAGCTTGAGGCTTCTAAAGAAGTGTGGGGCAAGCTGACGGGTTATATTGATACGCGTGAGAAATTCTTGGATAAGCGTATCGAGCTGGCTCAGCACGAGTGGGATAGGATGAAAGCCAACGATTCCAAAGCCTGCCGTAACTGCCATAACTACGAATACTTCGACTATATGGAGCAAAACACTCGTTCGGCCAATGCTCACCAAAAAGGCCTGTCTGAAGGCATGACCTGTATCGACTGCCACAAAGGCATCGCCCACCACCTGCCCGCCGTTAATCAAAACGTAGGACCAGATGGCAAGGGCGTGAGCAAAGAAGTGATGCACCCCGCATCGCCTAAGCCTGCAGTGAAGGCAGACAACGCCAGCGATGAAGAGATTGCAGGGACGCAGTAA
- a CDS encoding nitrate reductase cytochrome c-type subunit: MKKLMTMLALFLSFCMVCAPVAQAETMKSLRGSEAVKGDAPSENYRWEKDRKPLQRQFVQQPPIIPHTTKGYLITKEFNKCLDCHSWDRTADSGATKVSITHFKTRGGTELTNISPRRYFCQQCHVPQTDAKPLVGNTFKPATGMVK; encoded by the coding sequence ATGAAAAAATTAATGACTATGCTGGCGCTGTTTCTGAGCTTCTGTATGGTCTGCGCGCCCGTGGCGCAGGCCGAAACCATGAAATCCTTGCGTGGCAGTGAGGCCGTTAAAGGCGACGCGCCTTCAGAAAATTATCGCTGGGAAAAAGACCGCAAGCCTTTGCAGCGCCAGTTTGTGCAGCAGCCACCTATTATTCCGCACACCACCAAGGGCTATCTGATTACTAAAGAGTTTAATAAATGCCTCGATTGTCATAGCTGGGATCGCACGGCCGATTCTGGTGCGACTAAGGTATCGATTACCCACTTTAAAACCCGTGGTGGCACTGAGCTGACCAATATCTCGCCGCGTCGTTATTTCTGCCAGCAATGCCATGTGCCGCAAACGGATGCCAAACCTCTGGTTGGCAATACCTTTAAGCCCGCGACCGGCATGGTTAAGTAA
- the napA gene encoding nitrate reductase catalytic subunit NapA, producing MSLDRREFIKISAVAAAVASAGIPLAGAAPKTMPAMAGDGKNSIRWDKAPCRFCGTGCAVLVGTQDGRVVATQGDPDAEVNRGLNCVKGYFLSKIMYGEDRLTQPLLRKKNGQYDKDGEFTPVSWDEAFAIMEKKWKEALKASGPESIAMFGSGQWTIYEGYAAVKLMKAGFRSNNIDPNARHCMASAVTGFMRTFGMDEPMGCYDDIEVADAFVLWGSNMAEMHPILWSRITDRRLSNPKVKVAVLSTYEHRSFELADIGYGLVFTPQTDLAMMNFICHHIIKTGRVNQKFVKDHCNFKIGETDIGYGLRPKHPLEVNAKANGYPDANGKPKTNPNDMKEGSFEQFSKFVSDYTVDKVSKLCGIPEDRLIALAELYADPKIKVTSFWTMGFNQHTRGTWANNMIYNIHLLTGKIAEPGNSPFSLTGQPSACGTAREVGTFAHRLPADMVVTNPEHRKHAEEIWRIPEGTIPAKIGLHAVAMARAIKDGKVKVYWQMCNNNMQAGPNINEELYPGWRRPDTFIVVSDPYPTASTLAADLVLPTAMWVEKEGGFGNAERRTQLWRQQVDAPGEAKSDLWQLMQFAKRFKVEDVWPADLIAKQPAVKGKTLYDVLYVNGNVDKFKAADQYKGFENVEAKLAGFYIQKGLFEEYAQFGRGHGHDLAPFDMYHQARGLRWPVVNGKETKWRYREGYDSYVKKGEGVRFYGNKDGRANIIALPYQAPPEMPDANFDMWLCTGRVLEHWHTGTMTRRVPELHKAVPEAMVFMNPNDAKKRGLQRGMLVKVSSRRGDIQARLETRGRNKPPMGLIFIPFFDEGRLVNKLTLDATCPISKQTDFKKCAVKVVKA from the coding sequence ATGAGCCTGGATCGTCGTGAGTTTATTAAAATATCTGCCGTCGCTGCAGCGGTAGCCAGTGCAGGCATTCCGCTGGCCGGCGCTGCGCCTAAAACCATGCCTGCTATGGCGGGTGATGGTAAAAATAGTATCCGCTGGGATAAAGCGCCCTGTCGATTCTGCGGTACGGGCTGCGCTGTGTTGGTAGGGACGCAAGATGGCCGTGTGGTGGCCACGCAAGGCGACCCTGATGCGGAAGTGAATCGGGGTTTAAATTGCGTGAAAGGGTATTTCCTTTCCAAAATCATGTATGGAGAAGATCGCTTAACCCAGCCTTTACTGCGTAAGAAAAACGGCCAATATGATAAGGATGGCGAATTCACCCCCGTAAGCTGGGATGAAGCGTTTGCCATTATGGAAAAGAAATGGAAAGAAGCGCTGAAAGCCAGCGGGCCAGAATCCATTGCGATGTTTGGCTCGGGCCAATGGACGATTTATGAAGGCTATGCCGCCGTTAAATTAATGAAAGCCGGCTTTAGATCAAATAATATCGACCCGAACGCGCGTCACTGTATGGCCAGCGCGGTAACCGGCTTTATGCGTACCTTTGGTATGGATGAGCCTATGGGCTGTTACGACGATATTGAAGTGGCCGATGCCTTTGTGCTTTGGGGCTCGAATATGGCCGAAATGCACCCGATTTTATGGAGCCGCATTACCGATAGGCGTTTATCTAACCCCAAAGTAAAAGTTGCGGTGTTATCGACTTATGAGCACCGCTCTTTTGAGCTGGCCGATATTGGCTATGGTCTGGTATTTACCCCGCAAACTGATTTGGCAATGATGAATTTTATTTGCCACCACATCATCAAAACCGGTCGCGTAAATCAAAAGTTTGTAAAAGATCACTGTAATTTCAAAATTGGCGAAACCGATATTGGCTACGGATTGCGGCCTAAGCACCCCTTGGAAGTCAATGCCAAAGCCAATGGCTACCCTGATGCCAACGGCAAGCCCAAAACCAATCCAAATGATATGAAAGAAGGCTCGTTTGAGCAGTTTTCAAAATTCGTATCCGATTACACGGTGGATAAAGTCAGCAAGCTTTGCGGCATTCCGGAAGACCGCCTGATTGCGCTGGCTGAGCTGTACGCCGATCCAAAAATCAAAGTTACCTCGTTCTGGACCATGGGCTTTAATCAGCACACCCGTGGCACATGGGCGAACAATATGATTTACAACATCCATTTGCTGACCGGCAAAATCGCCGAGCCGGGTAATAGCCCCTTCTCACTGACAGGCCAGCCTTCGGCCTGTGGTACGGCGCGTGAAGTGGGCACCTTTGCCCACCGCCTGCCTGCCGATATGGTGGTGACGAATCCTGAGCACCGCAAACACGCAGAAGAAATCTGGCGCATTCCTGAGGGCACCATCCCTGCCAAAATCGGCTTACACGCAGTAGCCATGGCGCGTGCGATTAAAGACGGCAAGGTGAAAGTCTATTGGCAGATGTGCAATAACAATATGCAAGCTGGCCCCAATATTAATGAAGAGCTCTACCCCGGCTGGCGCAGGCCGGACACCTTTATTGTGGTGTCTGATCCTTACCCAACCGCATCGACTTTAGCGGCCGATCTGGTCTTGCCAACGGCAATGTGGGTAGAAAAAGAAGGCGGCTTTGGTAATGCCGAGCGCCGCACCCAGCTTTGGCGTCAGCAGGTGGATGCGCCAGGCGAAGCAAAGTCGGATTTATGGCAGCTGATGCAGTTTGCCAAGCGCTTTAAGGTAGAAGACGTATGGCCTGCCGATTTGATCGCCAAACAGCCCGCAGTGAAAGGTAAAACCCTGTACGACGTGCTGTATGTGAATGGCAATGTGGATAAATTTAAAGCGGCCGATCAATACAAGGGCTTTGAAAACGTAGAAGCCAAACTGGCCGGGTTTTACATCCAGAAAGGCTTGTTTGAAGAGTACGCCCAGTTTGGTCGCGGCCACGGCCACGATTTAGCACCGTTCGATATGTATCACCAAGCACGCGGCTTGCGTTGGCCCGTGGTGAATGGCAAAGAAACCAAATGGCGCTATCGCGAAGGCTACGACAGCTACGTGAAGAAAGGCGAGGGCGTGCGTTTCTACGGTAATAAAGATGGTCGCGCCAATATTATTGCCTTGCCTTACCAAGCGCCGCCAGAAATGCCCGATGCTAACTTTGATATGTGGCTCTGCACTGGCCGTGTATTGGAACACTGGCATACCGGCACCATGACGCGCCGTGTGCCTGAGCTGCATAAAGCTGTGCCAGAAGCGATGGTGTTTATGAATCCGAACGATGCCAAAAAACGCGGCTTACAGCGCGGCATGCTGGTGAAAGTATCGTCTCGCCGTGGGGACATCCAAGCGCGCTTAGAAACGCGTGGCCGCAATAAACCACCAATGGGGCTGATCTTTATCCCCTTCTTTGACGAAGGCCGCTTGGTGAATAAGCTGACGCTGGATGCCACTTGCCCGATATCCAAGCAAACCGACTTTAAAAAATGCGCGGTGAAAGTGGTGAAGGCTTAG
- a CDS encoding chaperone NapD yields the protein MNIFSLVIRAVPDHLEEVKAAVLAVQGVELHLEHEGRLIITIEDVPGVRSSDLLKQIQDIPHVASATLAYEYCDEELPPPPSMKSKKSEERLS from the coding sequence ATGAATATTTTTAGCCTGGTGATTCGGGCGGTTCCCGATCATTTAGAAGAAGTAAAAGCGGCGGTGCTTGCCGTGCAAGGGGTGGAGTTACATCTTGAGCACGAGGGGCGGCTGATTATCACCATCGAGGATGTACCGGGCGTTCGATCATCCGATTTGCTCAAACAAATTCAAGACATTCCCCATGTTGCATCGGCCACGCTGGCTTATGAATATTGCGACGAAGAACTGCCACCACCCCCATCTATGAAATCAAAAAAATCTGAGGAGCGCTTATCATGA